A single Natranaerobius thermophilus JW/NM-WN-LF DNA region contains:
- a CDS encoding HD-GYP domain-containing protein translates to MRRVHVEDIENGMVLARPVYSSNGTRLLQEGATLKEKYIPKIKELGYNAVYIQDELLEDVEVNDLINEELKREAVEEIKDTFKKVDNKVSLENQVDDIKSVLNKIMEDVLDRKNSIVDIIDMKMYNEYLFHHSVNVAILSMIVGMSMGFNSYDLYKLGLGALLHDVGKLEISNDILNKEGKLTEEEYEQVKTHSQQGYEKLKDQEQIPSTAKIVILQHHERYNGEGYPNGKAGEDIHVFSRIVSVVDVFDALISDRPYRKGVVPSEAMEYILGGAGSLFDKRVVGHFFKKVAAFPVGSEVVLNDGRQGLVIENFESYSLRPRVRIIKEKGQDIQPYDIDLRETKYNKVTIVKVAEGEAEQSNFSQEATG, encoded by the coding sequence TTGAGAAGGGTACATGTAGAAGATATTGAAAATGGAATGGTATTAGCTAGACCCGTATACAGTAGCAATGGAACCAGACTGTTACAAGAAGGGGCTACCTTAAAAGAGAAATACATACCTAAAATCAAAGAATTAGGATACAATGCTGTTTATATACAGGATGAGCTTTTAGAAGATGTAGAAGTTAACGATCTGATTAATGAAGAATTGAAACGTGAGGCAGTAGAAGAAATTAAAGACACCTTTAAAAAAGTGGATAATAAAGTTTCCTTAGAAAATCAAGTTGATGATATAAAAAGTGTATTGAATAAAATAATGGAAGATGTCTTAGATCGTAAAAATTCTATAGTGGATATTATTGACATGAAAATGTATAATGAATACTTATTTCATCATTCAGTAAATGTGGCTATTTTATCAATGATTGTGGGAATGTCCATGGGATTTAATTCATATGATTTATACAAGCTGGGTTTAGGTGCTCTTCTGCATGATGTCGGAAAACTGGAAATATCCAATGATATATTAAACAAGGAAGGGAAACTGACAGAAGAAGAATATGAACAGGTAAAAACCCATTCTCAACAAGGTTACGAAAAATTAAAAGACCAAGAACAAATCCCATCTACTGCTAAAATTGTAATTTTGCAACATCATGAGAGATATAATGGGGAAGGGTATCCCAATGGAAAAGCAGGAGAAGATATCCACGTATTCAGTCGCATAGTCAGTGTAGTTGATGTCTTTGATGCCTTGATATCTGATAGACCTTATAGAAAAGGAGTTGTTCCTTCAGAAGCTATGGAGTATATTCTAGGAGGAGCGGGTTCGTTATTTGATAAACGAGTAGTAGGACACTTTTTCAAAAAAGTGGCTGCTTTTCCTGTAGGTTCCGAAGTTGTTTTAAATGACGGAAGGCAAGGCTTAGTTATTGAAAACTTTGAAAGCTATAGCTTGCGCCCTAGGGTAAGAATTATTAAGGAAAAGGGACAAGATATTCAGCCTTACGATATCGATTTGCGTGAAACTAAATATAACAAAGTAACTATTGTAAAGGTTGCTGAAGGTGAAGCTGAACAATCTAATTTTAGTCAAGAAGCTACCGGATGA
- a CDS encoding deoxyribodipyrimidine photo-lyase — protein sequence MIHKERIEILQEVQTPAQEGKYVLYWMQKAQRTHYNHALEYAIEQANKLNLPLIVYFGLYEQFPYASSRHFQFMLQGLQDVAENLAKRNIKMIIKRTFPPYGAIELAKDASMIVVDKGYLKFEKDWKEILSHQLSCPIHQIETDAVIPVNTASSKEEYAAYTLRKKLLKMLDIFLTPLISRNPNFNSFEITNLEQYNDIDIYTKSASEILEELDIHREVQPVTDIKGGENQALEQLSGFLNQGKGLELYIQKKNDPSVQATSKLSPYLHFGQISPLFIALEVLKFTQDYNHEFLEQLIVRRELSLNLIEKNINYLTLSPLPQWSIKTLNEHRNDPRNNFYTLEEIEAANTHDKYFNAAQKELMSRGTIHNYIRMYWGKKIIEWSQTPEEAHNTLCHLNDKYALDGRDPNGYANILWCFGKHDRPFQERQIFGKVRYMGVNALKRNGKPDQYVATWV from the coding sequence ATGATTCATAAAGAAAGAATAGAAATCCTCCAAGAAGTACAAACACCAGCTCAAGAAGGAAAATACGTACTCTACTGGATGCAAAAAGCACAACGAACTCATTACAATCATGCACTTGAATATGCTATCGAACAGGCCAACAAGCTCAACTTACCCCTGATCGTTTATTTTGGCTTGTACGAACAATTTCCTTATGCTAGTTCAAGACATTTTCAGTTCATGCTTCAAGGATTACAGGATGTCGCCGAAAACTTGGCGAAAAGAAATATCAAAATGATTATAAAGAGAACTTTTCCTCCTTATGGGGCAATTGAATTAGCAAAAGATGCTTCTATGATTGTAGTTGACAAGGGGTATCTTAAATTTGAAAAGGACTGGAAAGAAATACTCTCACATCAGTTAAGCTGTCCTATTCACCAAATTGAAACCGACGCCGTTATACCGGTGAATACAGCCTCTTCGAAAGAAGAGTATGCTGCCTATACATTGCGAAAAAAGCTCTTAAAAATGCTTGACATTTTCCTCACTCCTTTGATTTCAAGGAATCCAAATTTTAATTCCTTTGAGATAACAAATCTAGAACAATATAATGATATAGATATTTATACTAAAAGTGCTTCCGAAATTCTAGAGGAATTAGACATCCATCGAGAAGTACAACCCGTAACAGATATTAAAGGAGGAGAAAATCAAGCTCTAGAACAATTATCCGGGTTTTTGAACCAAGGAAAAGGTTTGGAGCTCTATATTCAAAAAAAGAATGACCCTAGTGTTCAGGCCACTTCAAAATTAAGCCCTTATTTACATTTTGGCCAAATTTCACCTTTATTTATCGCACTAGAAGTACTTAAATTTACCCAAGATTATAATCATGAATTTCTAGAACAATTAATAGTCAGAAGAGAGTTGAGCCTTAACCTGATTGAGAAAAATATTAATTATCTTACTTTATCACCACTGCCTCAGTGGTCTATAAAAACTCTAAATGAACACCGCAATGACCCGCGAAATAACTTTTATACCTTAGAAGAAATAGAAGCCGCTAACACACATGATAAATACTTTAATGCAGCCCAAAAAGAACTTATGTCCAGGGGAACAATTCATAATTATATCCGTATGTACTGGGGGAAAAAGATCATAGAGTGGTCCCAAACGCCAGAAGAAGCTCATAATACCCTCTGTCACTTGAATGACAAATATGCCCTAGACGGTCGTGATCCCAATGGTTACGCCAATATATTATGGTGTTTTGGCAAACACGACCGACCATTCCAAGAGAGGCAAATTTTTGGGAAAGTAAGGTATATGGGAGTTAATGCATTAAAGAGAAATGGCAAACCTGACCAATATGTGGCTACTTGGGTCTAG
- a CDS encoding LytR/AlgR family response regulator transcription factor: protein MKLLILEDENFTRKYLKELVQRNKNIDEVYATGDVNEALEIVGSELPQIGLIDIELPEQYINGLEASRTAQQINPEMEFIFVTAYSQYALKSFEVHPYDYFVKPVGEENLLESVNNIVERIKANLSYKKLILDEPGEVLQIPMHKILFLEKIKEQKKVSIYLEDDEVYQVSKTLNELEEMLDINFVRSHRSYIVNKHKIRKITAISQKFYEAYFENFDKTALVSRYRLDLLKKSLSET, encoded by the coding sequence GTGAAACTGTTAATCTTAGAGGACGAAAATTTTACAAGAAAATATTTAAAGGAATTAGTTCAAAGAAATAAAAATATTGATGAGGTCTATGCTACCGGAGATGTTAACGAGGCACTAGAAATTGTAGGGTCAGAATTACCTCAAATAGGTTTAATAGACATAGAACTGCCTGAACAATACATTAATGGCCTGGAAGCCTCTCGGACTGCCCAACAAATAAACCCGGAAATGGAATTTATATTTGTAACTGCTTATTCTCAATACGCTTTAAAATCCTTTGAAGTCCATCCATATGACTATTTTGTTAAACCAGTAGGAGAAGAAAATTTATTAGAATCAGTTAACAATATAGTGGAAAGGATTAAAGCTAATTTAAGTTACAAAAAATTAATTTTGGATGAACCAGGTGAAGTATTACAGATTCCAATGCATAAAATTCTATTTTTGGAAAAAATAAAAGAGCAGAAAAAAGTAAGTATATACTTAGAAGACGACGAAGTTTATCAAGTATCAAAGACATTAAATGAACTTGAAGAAATGTTAGATATCAATTTTGTCAGGTCTCACCGTTCTTATATCGTAAACAAACACAAAATTAGAAAAATTACAGCAATTTCACAAAAATTTTACGAGGCTTATTTTGAAAACTTTGACAAAACAGCTTTGGTAAGCCGTTACAGATTAGATCTATTAAAGAAAAGCTTGTCAGAGACTTAG
- a CDS encoding YbgA family protein has protein sequence MSQDNKNSSTKKQQLESHKKVTPRVLISRCLGFAPCRFDGSMFRENLIDQLQGFVKFVPVCPEEELGLGTPRKTLRLYESREGHGLYQQDTGSDLTQEMKDFAYDYLSTVDNLQGAILKTRSPSCALKDAKIYAEKTSNITSKRGAGLFSECLLEQWPNLPVEDEGRLKNRIIRENFLTKIFSLARFAEIKSSELVKELIKFHADHKFLFMSYNESVKNELGRLLANQDNYSTKELFSEYETLLYKMFQGENTPGRKVNVLMHIMGFFKDEASSDEKSFLLDTIEKYRENQLPLSVPINIFRSWAIKYEQSYLLSQYFFAPFPEELISLEDSGKSSRPK, from the coding sequence TTGAGTCAAGATAATAAGAACAGTTCAACAAAAAAACAGCAACTGGAGTCTCACAAGAAAGTGACTCCGCGTGTGCTTATCAGTAGATGTTTAGGATTTGCCCCTTGCAGATTTGATGGAAGCATGTTCCGAGAGAATTTGATTGATCAATTACAGGGCTTTGTTAAGTTCGTACCGGTATGCCCTGAGGAAGAACTGGGTTTAGGAACACCCCGTAAGACATTGAGACTATATGAATCACGAGAGGGTCATGGCTTGTATCAACAAGACACGGGTTCAGATTTGACCCAGGAGATGAAAGACTTCGCTTATGATTATCTCTCTACTGTAGATAACTTACAAGGAGCAATTCTTAAAACTAGATCTCCATCATGTGCTTTGAAAGATGCCAAAATTTATGCTGAGAAAACCAGTAACATCACCTCTAAAAGAGGGGCTGGACTATTTAGTGAATGTTTATTAGAACAATGGCCCAACCTTCCTGTTGAAGATGAAGGCCGGTTGAAAAATCGTATCATAAGAGAGAACTTCTTAACTAAAATCTTTAGCCTGGCAAGATTTGCAGAGATTAAATCCAGTGAATTAGTCAAAGAATTAATTAAATTTCATGCTGACCATAAATTTTTATTTATGTCTTATAACGAAAGTGTTAAAAATGAGTTAGGTCGTCTTTTGGCAAATCAAGATAACTATTCTACTAAGGAACTATTTTCAGAATATGAAACTCTACTCTATAAGATGTTTCAGGGAGAAAATACTCCAGGTCGTAAAGTCAATGTACTCATGCATATAATGGGCTTTTTCAAGGATGAAGCTAGTAGTGATGAAAAATCATTTCTGCTCGATACTATTGAAAAATATCGTGAAAATCAACTGCCATTATCTGTCCCAATAAATATATTTAGATCTTGGGCTATTAAATACGAGCAAAGCTATCTCTTGAGTCAGTATTTTTTTGCCCCTTTTCCAGAAGAATTGATTAGTTTGGAGGACTCTGGCAAGTCTTCTAGACCCAAGTAG
- the amrS gene encoding AmmeMemoRadiSam system radical SAM enzyme has product MNKRYFFASEKCQGCYNFFAKEAMFYQKLGKGVVQCELCPKRCVIHLGEKGSCLNRQNKQGTLYSQVYNRPSLVSSDPVEKLPFSHYRPGVWCYNVGTVGCNLRCEYCHNWRLSQGDIDIVKEYHYLSPVDVVKNALKNNIKILAFTGNEPTVFYEYLYEISREAKSQNLEVLLNTNGFINPEPMKELITFLDGVNIDLKGFSNKFYRDVVKGQLEPVLDTAKIVREQGAWLELVNLVVPTLNDNPRMIRTMCRWIYQNLGYDIPLHFSRFVPVYKLTHLSPTPLNVLEEARSIAKEEGLNYVTIGNVAGHLYNSTFCHRCGNVLVNRFHFSIQELNITDEGRCRFCHTLIPGKWY; this is encoded by the coding sequence GTGAATAAAAGATACTTTTTTGCTTCTGAAAAATGCCAGGGGTGTTATAATTTTTTTGCTAAAGAAGCCATGTTTTATCAAAAACTTGGAAAGGGCGTTGTGCAATGCGAACTATGTCCCAAGAGATGTGTTATCCATCTAGGTGAAAAAGGCTCCTGCTTAAACAGACAAAACAAACAAGGGACTCTATATTCCCAGGTCTATAATCGACCTTCTTTGGTAAGTAGTGATCCTGTAGAAAAACTACCCTTTTCTCATTATAGACCAGGGGTTTGGTGTTATAATGTAGGCACAGTAGGGTGTAATTTAAGGTGTGAATACTGTCATAATTGGCGCTTATCCCAAGGGGATATCGACATAGTAAAAGAGTATCATTACTTATCTCCTGTTGATGTAGTAAAAAATGCATTAAAAAACAATATAAAAATACTTGCCTTTACCGGAAACGAACCCACTGTATTCTATGAATATTTGTATGAAATTAGCAGAGAAGCAAAATCTCAAAATCTGGAGGTTTTGTTAAATACCAATGGCTTTATTAACCCTGAGCCAATGAAGGAATTGATCACCTTTTTAGATGGGGTTAATATTGATTTGAAAGGATTTAGTAATAAATTTTATCGAGATGTGGTTAAAGGACAGTTAGAACCTGTTTTAGATACGGCAAAAATTGTCAGGGAACAAGGGGCTTGGCTGGAATTAGTAAATTTAGTCGTTCCTACACTAAATGATAATCCTCGAATGATCCGGACCATGTGTCGGTGGATATATCAAAACTTAGGATATGATATTCCTCTACATTTTAGCCGTTTTGTACCGGTTTACAAGTTGACACATTTATCACCGACTCCTTTGAATGTACTAGAAGAAGCCCGGTCTATAGCCAAAGAAGAAGGTCTTAATTATGTGACCATTGGTAATGTTGCTGGGCATTTATATAATTCTACTTTTTGTCACAGATGTGGGAATGTTCTTGTAAATCGTTTTCATTTTTCAATTCAAGAGTTAAATATTACAGATGAGGGTAGATGCCGGTTTTGCCACACATTAATTCCAGGGAAATGGTATTAA
- a CDS encoding 3'-5' exonuclease, protein MISHLNYHVEELFRKLNDSQKQAVNQIEGSLLVTAPVGTGKTSVISLRAANAIVNGFDPNKILCLTFTNRAAREMKERIIQDLGPRAQNTTIKTFHALCAEIIRIESDILGIPADFNIFDEEDAKTILNDVIKTKDFQIASTDAKRFINFMMNYIARVKAANVDVEKINVNNPLGEQDKMDQLFRERLSEAYFKNTSKDQDFKHKEIFREYNRLLSENHALDFSDLIFYVDRLFSERTDAKTRWQDKFEFVQVDEVQDTSYQEYGIISELSQKHKNLSLFGDIQQTVYEWRGSAPNQVMENFKSEFSPVTEINLNVNYRSTRNILRACYCVASKYKGDSLDIWPEAQVEGEKTGIIKGAHRQQEVELIADQIFRLVREQGFKFQDIALLTRTNQVNHLISQELAKNQIPHFTVDSYKFFRRSEIKDAMAYLRLLFNKHDSNSLRRILQKPARGIGEKTIETLLNIPSDVGLKLVDFANTSTLKYRDPFARLVNKFEQNKLVVFDVETTGLDTTKDEIIELAALKAGKDGVVDEFHEYLRNSKPVGESFQVHGISDQVLLEQGKPPEKSLASFTNFIDDCDLVGHNVNYDITMVENQCKKLLNQDLELHGYDTVDISRRYFPRLEKYNLESLCEDLQISSKPTHRAMDDVEATFELLQILLEKIKPGIEKRKEYVNSYGDKFANLAIALNSWRRKTLTMRPPELLSHVIQESGLADYWKKDKQRINNLKELVSIFDYFDDETLSPNMSLKNILEYVSLGSDSDRHVLDQDKVALLTVHQAKGLEFDAVFIASADDNNFPYFRNKKLGNIDEEHRLFYVAMTRAKQALFISWASKDEHSFNQAISRFAKLIPKKYLNFIKSDYDKH, encoded by the coding sequence TTGATTTCTCATCTAAACTATCATGTTGAAGAGCTGTTTCGAAAATTAAATGATTCACAAAAGCAGGCTGTAAATCAAATAGAAGGTTCTCTTTTGGTTACTGCACCTGTAGGTACAGGGAAAACAAGTGTTATAAGCCTTAGAGCTGCCAATGCTATTGTAAATGGTTTTGATCCCAACAAGATTTTATGCCTTACTTTTACAAATCGTGCTGCTAGGGAAATGAAGGAAAGAATCATTCAGGATTTAGGTCCAAGGGCACAAAATACAACTATAAAAACATTTCATGCTTTATGTGCTGAGATTATACGAATAGAATCAGATATTTTGGGAATTCCAGCTGATTTTAATATATTTGATGAAGAAGATGCCAAGACAATTTTAAATGACGTTATAAAGACCAAAGACTTTCAAATTGCCAGTACTGATGCCAAAAGATTTATTAATTTTATGATGAATTATATTGCTCGAGTAAAAGCAGCAAATGTAGATGTGGAAAAAATAAATGTTAATAACCCATTGGGAGAACAGGACAAGATGGATCAATTGTTTAGGGAAAGATTATCAGAAGCATATTTTAAAAACACGAGCAAAGATCAAGATTTCAAACACAAAGAGATATTTCGTGAATACAATCGGCTTCTTTCCGAAAACCATGCCCTGGACTTTTCGGATCTAATATTTTATGTGGACAGGCTCTTCAGTGAGAGGACAGATGCTAAAACACGATGGCAAGATAAATTTGAGTTTGTACAGGTTGATGAAGTACAAGATACTAGCTATCAGGAATATGGGATTATTTCTGAATTGAGTCAAAAACATAAAAATTTATCTTTATTTGGAGATATTCAGCAAACTGTCTATGAATGGAGAGGGTCTGCACCCAATCAAGTGATGGAAAATTTTAAGTCTGAATTTTCTCCTGTAACAGAAATTAACTTAAATGTTAACTACCGTTCCACCCGAAATATTTTGAGGGCTTGTTACTGTGTAGCCAGTAAGTACAAAGGAGATTCTTTGGATATTTGGCCTGAAGCACAAGTAGAAGGTGAAAAAACCGGGATTATTAAAGGTGCCCATCGGCAACAAGAAGTAGAGTTAATAGCAGATCAAATTTTTAGATTGGTTCGGGAGCAAGGGTTTAAATTTCAAGATATTGCCTTATTGACCAGGACAAATCAAGTTAATCACTTGATTTCCCAAGAACTAGCTAAAAACCAGATACCTCACTTTACTGTAGATAGTTATAAGTTCTTTAGAAGATCTGAAATAAAGGATGCCATGGCGTACTTGAGATTATTGTTTAACAAACACGACAGTAATAGTTTGAGAAGAATTTTGCAAAAACCTGCCCGAGGTATTGGTGAAAAAACAATAGAAACACTCTTAAATATTCCATCTGATGTTGGCCTCAAGTTAGTAGATTTTGCCAATACATCAACTTTAAAATACAGAGATCCCTTTGCCCGATTAGTAAATAAATTTGAACAAAATAAATTAGTTGTTTTTGATGTTGAAACAACAGGTCTAGATACTACAAAGGATGAAATTATTGAATTAGCAGCTTTAAAGGCAGGGAAAGATGGTGTGGTTGATGAATTTCATGAATATTTACGAAACTCCAAGCCCGTTGGTGAATCATTCCAGGTTCACGGCATCTCAGATCAAGTCTTATTAGAGCAAGGTAAACCTCCGGAGAAGTCTCTGGCTTCTTTTACTAATTTTATAGATGATTGTGACCTGGTAGGACATAATGTCAATTACGATATAACAATGGTAGAGAATCAGTGTAAAAAACTTTTAAATCAGGATTTGGAGCTACACGGCTATGATACTGTGGATATATCTCGTCGTTATTTTCCTAGATTGGAAAAGTATAACTTAGAAAGTCTCTGTGAAGATTTACAAATTTCTAGTAAACCGACTCATAGAGCTATGGATGATGTAGAAGCCACTTTTGAACTACTGCAGATCTTGTTAGAGAAAATCAAGCCCGGAATTGAAAAACGAAAAGAATATGTCAATAGTTATGGAGATAAATTTGCCAACCTGGCTATAGCCTTAAATTCCTGGCGCAGAAAAACCTTGACTATGCGCCCTCCAGAACTACTTTCCCATGTCATCCAAGAATCCGGGTTGGCTGATTATTGGAAAAAAGATAAGCAACGAATTAATAACCTTAAAGAGTTAGTGTCAATTTTTGACTATTTTGATGACGAGACTCTATCTCCCAATATGTCGTTAAAGAATATTTTAGAATATGTATCTTTGGGAAGTGACTCTGACAGGCATGTCTTGGACCAGGATAAAGTGGCATTACTAACTGTTCATCAGGCAAAAGGTTTAGAATTTGATGCGGTATTTATAGCTTCTGCCGATGACAATAATTTTCCCTACTTTAGAAACAAAAAACTTGGCAATATCGATGAAGAACATAGATTGTTTTATGTAGCTATGACTAGGGCTAAACAAGCTTTATTTATTAGCTGGGCTAGTAAAGATGAACATAGTTTTAATCAAGCCATCAGTCGATTTGCCAAATTAATACCTAAAAAATATCTAAATTTTATAAAGAGTGATTACGATAAACACTAG
- the lepB gene encoding signal peptidase I, whose translation MLGLISEIYRWIKQIVFILITVIIINIFIFQVYAVRGSSMEPTFTDGDKVIAFKIPYHLDNEPEYQDIVVLDSRVNRDRNWMDGLIESPIISRILDNQGDHFWIKRVIGMPGDKIKFENGSIYRNGETLEEPEILTGEIYPSTDPLVVPENHVFVIGDNINQSRDSRQIGPVPMDNVKGNVLMRYYPFDDLKIY comes from the coding sequence ATGCTCGGACTAATAAGCGAAATTTATCGTTGGATTAAACAAATAGTTTTCATATTAATAACCGTGATAATAATAAATATATTTATTTTTCAAGTGTATGCTGTTAGAGGTTCATCAATGGAACCTACTTTCACTGATGGGGATAAAGTCATTGCATTTAAAATCCCCTATCACTTGGATAATGAACCTGAATATCAGGATATAGTAGTCCTGGATAGTAGAGTTAATAGGGATAGAAATTGGATGGACGGCTTGATTGAAAGTCCCATAATAAGCAGAATACTAGATAATCAAGGAGATCACTTTTGGATTAAAAGAGTGATTGGGATGCCAGGTGACAAAATAAAGTTTGAGAATGGTAGTATTTATAGGAATGGAGAGACATTGGAAGAACCAGAGATTTTAACAGGGGAAATCTATCCTTCAACTGATCCGCTGGTAGTTCCTGAAAATCATGTTTTTGTAATAGGTGATAATATAAACCAAAGTAGAGACAGCAGACAAATTGGGCCTGTCCCTATGGATAATGTCAAAGGAAATGTACTCATGAGATATTATCCTTTTGATGATTTAAAAATTTATTAA
- a CDS encoding MutS family DNA mismatch repair protein, with protein sequence MSANYSSVNNRSEANSIKSRYKARKEQFASESKALSNKMNLISNLRLLTVVLGIGLTGYLFYIGNYVVSFFSLIIFTTIFIFLVIRYRVLTNKRNYAWALADINERSLIRLKGSWNSFEDTGNEFLDHDHPYAEDLDIFGQNSLFQWINTTTTFSGRHKLKTMLTQPCNKIEEIQARQRSIQELAEKLHWRQHLEALGKQPEYEHRNNKELQVDPLNLISWAKTQNPFYLKTWLKVIVNLLPLITLSFIIAAIMTGVTYIFPIIMIALHILILTYDYSNRISEFSLISGFNEKLSAYKDILTAIETEQFHGSMLTKLQDTILNSKTGTNASDRLKLLDEIMEFISHRSGQFYIIFNILFLLDYRWQISLEHWKHQSGDELEQWFDILGDFEALSSLAIIPCDHPDWAQPEITAEPGLFQAEQIGHPLLTEHRVCNDIDMGSSTNSLLITGSNMSGKSTLLRTAGINLVLAYLGAPVCANTMQASLMKIYTCMRVSDNLEKNLSSFYAELLRIKHIVKSAEQIPVFYLLDEIFKGTNSRDRHTGARAVIKKLQSEGALGLVSTHDLELGALESQNTSIKNYHFREYYQNGEIYFDYILRPGLAPTTNAIYLMKMAGIDPDEEDLG encoded by the coding sequence ATGTCAGCTAATTACAGCAGTGTCAATAACAGATCCGAAGCCAATAGTATTAAAAGTAGATACAAAGCACGTAAAGAACAATTCGCAAGTGAATCAAAAGCACTTTCTAACAAAATGAATCTAATATCTAATTTAAGGTTACTAACCGTTGTTTTAGGTATTGGGTTAACTGGCTATTTGTTTTATATTGGGAATTATGTAGTCAGTTTTTTCTCTCTAATCATTTTTACAACAATTTTCATATTTCTGGTCATCAGATATCGTGTATTAACAAATAAGCGAAATTATGCCTGGGCCCTTGCCGATATTAATGAGCGTTCTCTTATCAGATTAAAGGGGAGTTGGAATAGTTTTGAGGATACTGGTAATGAATTTTTAGACCATGATCATCCCTATGCAGAAGATCTAGATATCTTCGGACAAAATTCCCTTTTCCAGTGGATAAATACCACTACTACCTTTTCGGGAAGGCATAAATTAAAGACCATGTTAACACAACCATGTAATAAGATAGAAGAGATACAAGCAAGGCAAAGGTCCATTCAGGAATTAGCCGAGAAACTCCATTGGCGTCAACATTTAGAAGCTTTAGGGAAACAACCCGAATACGAACACCGCAATAACAAAGAACTCCAAGTTGATCCCCTTAATTTAATATCATGGGCAAAAACACAAAACCCCTTTTATTTAAAAACTTGGCTTAAGGTGATCGTGAATCTACTACCCTTAATAACTCTAAGTTTTATAATCGCAGCAATTATGACTGGAGTCACTTATATTTTTCCTATAATTATGATTGCACTACACATATTGATCCTTACTTATGATTACTCTAATCGCATTAGCGAGTTCAGCTTGATCTCAGGCTTTAATGAAAAATTGTCGGCTTACAAAGATATTTTAACAGCCATAGAAACAGAACAATTTCATGGAAGTATGTTAACAAAACTACAGGATACAATATTAAATTCCAAAACGGGGACAAATGCTTCGGATCGTCTAAAGCTCCTTGACGAGATAATGGAATTCATTTCGCATCGCTCAGGCCAGTTTTATATTATATTTAATATCTTATTTCTATTGGATTATCGATGGCAAATTTCTTTAGAACATTGGAAACATCAATCAGGAGATGAGCTTGAACAATGGTTTGATATTTTGGGAGATTTTGAAGCCCTGAGTAGTTTAGCGATAATTCCATGTGATCATCCTGATTGGGCTCAACCTGAGATCACAGCAGAACCTGGTCTATTTCAGGCCGAACAAATAGGCCACCCTTTATTAACAGAACATCGAGTTTGCAACGATATTGATATGGGTTCAAGTACAAATAGTTTACTAATTACGGGTTCCAATATGTCTGGTAAAAGTACTTTACTCAGAACAGCTGGAATCAATCTGGTACTAGCATATTTGGGTGCTCCCGTTTGTGCAAATACTATGCAGGCGTCATTAATGAAAATTTATACATGTATGAGAGTTAGCGATAATTTAGAAAAGAATTTATCTTCTTTTTATGCCGAACTACTTAGAATTAAACATATAGTTAAAAGTGCTGAACAGATACCAGTTTTTTATTTATTAGACGAGATTTTTAAAGGGACTAATTCTCGTGACCGACATACTGGTGCTAGAGCTGTAATTAAAAAATTACAATCAGAAGGTGCCCTGGGCCTTGTTTCAACACACGATCTAGAATTAGGTGCCCTGGAGAGTCAAAACACAAGTATAAAAAATTACCATTTCAGAGAGTACTATCAAAATGGTGAAATTTACTTTGATTATATTTTGAGACCTGGGTTGGCTCCTACTACTAATGCTATTTATCTAATGAAAATGGCAGGCATCGATCCAGATGAAGAAGATTTGGGTTAA